The following proteins come from a genomic window of Micromonospora echinofusca:
- a CDS encoding cellulase family glycosylhydrolase encodes MHRRSALGGAITALATAAAGVLVAAAVSTAPAVAAPAGTGTGYLHTNGNRIVDSTGATVRITGINWFGMETDNKTFHGLWSTNPWRGQIDKMASLGYNTLRVPYSNDALKPGATASGINDFVNPDLVGLSPLQILDKVIGYAGGKGMRVILDRHRPTSAGQSPLWYTPTVSEATWIDDWKMLAQRYAGNTTVIGADLHNEPHAEGTNPAATGACWGCGDPARDWRLAAERAGNAILSVQPNWLIFVEGVSCPSGGLSNVWDNDPSNDEDCGWWGGNLTKAKDFPVRLDVPNRLVYSPHEYATSVFEQNWFKSPDFPDNLPGIWDKYWGYLHKQNIAPIMMGEFGSTLADPRDRVWLEKLMAYTDTGLDGMSFTYWSWNPNSGDTGGIALDDWTSINTTKQAILQPYLIPPVGGGGDPTPTPTATPTPTPTPTPTSTPSPTGGCTAAYRQVNAWQGGFQGELTVTNTGTATVDPWQVTWSWPAGVSLASGWNATVTQSGTTVTAAAPTWAGALAPGASVTVGFTADGSAAAPGTVKLNGAAC; translated from the coding sequence ATGCACCGACGCAGCGCCCTCGGCGGCGCGATCACCGCGCTCGCCACCGCCGCGGCCGGCGTCCTCGTCGCCGCCGCCGTCAGCACCGCCCCGGCCGTCGCCGCCCCCGCCGGCACCGGCACCGGCTACCTGCACACCAACGGCAACAGGATCGTCGACAGCACCGGCGCGACGGTACGCATCACCGGCATCAACTGGTTCGGCATGGAGACCGACAACAAGACCTTCCACGGGCTGTGGTCCACCAACCCGTGGCGGGGCCAGATCGACAAGATGGCCAGCCTCGGCTACAACACGCTGCGCGTGCCGTACTCGAACGACGCGTTGAAGCCGGGCGCCACGGCCAGCGGCATCAACGACTTCGTCAACCCGGACCTGGTCGGGCTATCCCCGTTGCAGATCCTCGACAAGGTCATCGGGTACGCCGGCGGCAAGGGGATGCGGGTCATCCTGGACCGGCACCGGCCGACGTCGGCCGGCCAGTCCCCGCTGTGGTACACCCCGACGGTCTCCGAGGCGACCTGGATCGACGACTGGAAGATGCTCGCCCAGCGGTACGCGGGCAACACCACCGTGATCGGGGCGGACCTGCACAACGAGCCGCACGCCGAGGGGACGAACCCGGCGGCCACCGGCGCGTGCTGGGGCTGCGGCGATCCGGCCCGGGACTGGCGGCTGGCCGCCGAGCGGGCCGGCAACGCGATCCTGTCGGTGCAGCCGAACTGGCTGATCTTCGTGGAGGGGGTGAGCTGCCCCAGCGGCGGCCTCTCCAACGTCTGGGACAACGACCCGAGCAACGACGAGGACTGCGGCTGGTGGGGCGGCAACCTGACGAAGGCCAAGGACTTCCCGGTCCGGCTCGACGTGCCGAACCGGCTGGTCTACTCGCCGCACGAGTACGCCACCTCGGTCTTCGAGCAGAACTGGTTCAAGTCCCCCGACTTCCCGGACAACCTGCCGGGCATCTGGGACAAGTACTGGGGTTACCTGCACAAGCAGAACATCGCGCCGATCATGATGGGCGAGTTCGGCAGCACCCTGGCCGATCCCCGGGACCGGGTGTGGCTGGAGAAGCTGATGGCCTACACCGACACCGGCCTCGACGGGATGTCGTTCACGTACTGGTCGTGGAACCCGAACTCGGGTGACACCGGCGGCATCGCGCTCGACGACTGGACCAGCATCAACACCACCAAGCAGGCGATCCTCCAGCCGTACCTGATCCCGCCGGTCGGCGGCGGGGGCGACCCGACGCCGACCCCGACGGCGACGCCGACCCCGACGCCGACGCCGACGCCGACCTCGACGCCGTCGCCGACCGGGGGCTGCACGGCCGCGTACCGGCAGGTCAACGCGTGGCAGGGCGGCTTCCAGGGCGAGCTGACGGTGACGAACACCGGCACCGCGACGGTCGACCCGTGGCAGGTCACCTGGAGTTGGCCGGCCGGGGTGAGCCTGGCCAGCGGCTGGAACGCCACGGTGACCCAGTCCGGCACCACGGTGACGGCGGCGGCCCCGACCTGGGCGGGGGCGCTGGCACCGGGCGCCTCGGTGACCGTCGGCTTCACCGCCGACGGCTCGGCCGCCGCGCCCGGCACGGTCAAGCTCAACGGCGCCGCCTGCTGA
- the miaB gene encoding tRNA (N6-isopentenyl adenosine(37)-C2)-methylthiotransferase MiaB: MTTAAASSPRTYQVRTYGCQMNVHDSERISGLLEGAGYVRATEADDNPDVVVFNTCAVRENADNRLYGNLGHLRPVKARHPQMQIAVGGCLAQKDRGEIVRKAPWVDVVFGTHNIGSLPVLLERARHNAAAEVEILESLDVFPSTLPTRRESTYAGWVSISVGCNNTCTFCIVPSLRGKEKDRRPGDILSEVRALVDEGVLEVTLLGQNVNSYGVEFGDRLAFGKLLRACGDVEGLERVRFTSPHPKDFTDDVIAAMAETPNVCHSLHMPLQSGSDDVLRAMRRSYRAERYLGIISKVRAAMPDAAITTDIIVGFPGETEADFERTLDVVREARFSSAFTFQYSKRPGTPAATMDGQLPKQVVQERYERLIACVEEITWAENKKLVGETVEVLVAVGEGRKDERTGRMSGRARDGRLVHFATGQPGDAGLIRPGDVVHTTVTYAAPHHLNADGELLSHRRTRAGDAAEAGRAPRTPGVLLGLPTIGAPAAAPAPTTGCAAH; encoded by the coding sequence ATGACTACCGCAGCGGCGAGCAGCCCGCGCACCTATCAGGTGCGCACCTACGGCTGCCAGATGAACGTGCACGACTCCGAGCGCATTTCCGGCCTGCTGGAGGGCGCGGGCTACGTGCGCGCCACCGAGGCCGACGACAACCCGGACGTGGTGGTGTTCAACACCTGCGCCGTCCGGGAGAACGCCGACAACCGGCTCTACGGCAACCTCGGTCACCTGCGCCCCGTCAAGGCCCGGCACCCGCAGATGCAGATCGCGGTGGGCGGCTGTCTCGCCCAGAAGGACCGGGGCGAGATCGTCCGCAAGGCGCCCTGGGTCGACGTGGTGTTCGGCACGCACAACATCGGGTCGCTGCCGGTGCTGCTGGAGCGGGCCCGGCACAACGCGGCGGCCGAGGTGGAGATCCTCGAGTCCCTCGACGTCTTCCCCTCGACGCTGCCCACCCGGCGTGAGTCCACGTACGCGGGCTGGGTGTCGATCTCCGTCGGCTGCAACAACACCTGCACGTTCTGCATCGTGCCCTCCCTGCGGGGCAAGGAGAAGGACCGCCGCCCCGGCGACATCCTCTCCGAGGTTCGCGCGCTCGTCGACGAGGGCGTGCTGGAGGTGACCCTGCTCGGGCAGAACGTCAACTCCTACGGCGTCGAGTTCGGCGACCGGCTGGCCTTCGGCAAGCTGCTGCGCGCCTGCGGCGACGTCGAGGGGCTGGAGCGGGTGCGCTTCACCAGCCCGCACCCGAAGGACTTCACCGACGACGTGATCGCCGCGATGGCCGAGACGCCCAACGTCTGCCACTCGCTGCACATGCCGTTGCAGTCCGGCAGCGACGACGTGCTGCGGGCCATGCGCCGCTCCTACCGGGCCGAGCGCTACCTGGGCATCATCTCCAAGGTGCGGGCGGCGATGCCGGACGCGGCGATCACCACCGACATCATCGTCGGCTTCCCCGGCGAGACCGAGGCCGACTTCGAGCGCACCCTCGACGTGGTCCGCGAGGCCCGGTTCTCGTCGGCGTTCACCTTCCAGTACTCCAAGCGCCCCGGCACGCCGGCCGCCACCATGGACGGCCAGCTGCCCAAGCAGGTCGTGCAGGAGCGCTACGAGCGGCTGATCGCCTGCGTCGAGGAGATCACCTGGGCGGAGAACAAGAAGTTGGTGGGGGAGACCGTCGAGGTGCTGGTCGCCGTCGGCGAGGGGCGCAAGGACGAGCGCACGGGCCGGATGTCCGGCCGCGCCCGCGACGGCCGCCTGGTCCACTTCGCGACCGGCCAGCCCGGCGACGCGGGGCTGATCCGTCCCGGCGACGTCGTGCACACCACCGTCACCTACGCCGCCCCGCACCACCTCAACGCCGACGGCGAGTTGCTGTCGCACCGGCGCACCCGGGCCGGCGACGCGGCCGAGGCGGGACGCGCCCCGCGTACGCCGGGGGTGCTGCTCGGGCTGCCGACGATCGGCGCGCCGGCCGCGGCGCCCGCGCCGACGACGGGCTGCGCCGCGCACTGA
- a CDS encoding DUF2277 family protein, with translation MCRSIKTLREPYTEEVTPADVDAAALQYVRKISGFRKPAAHNAAAFDAAVAAVASATATLLAQLEVRGGRSAGPAS, from the coding sequence GTGTGCCGGAGCATCAAGACCCTGCGTGAGCCGTACACCGAGGAGGTGACCCCGGCCGACGTGGACGCCGCGGCGTTGCAGTACGTCCGCAAGATCTCGGGTTTCCGCAAGCCCGCCGCCCACAACGCCGCCGCCTTCGACGCGGCGGTCGCCGCGGTCGCGTCGGCCACCGCGACCCTGCTCGCCCAGTTGGAGGTACGCGGCGGCCGCTCCGCCGGCCCGGCGAGCTGA
- the selD gene encoding selenide, water dikinase SelD encodes MGMTEPVRLTRYARGGGCACKIPPGELEAMVAGLGPATGTAELLVGLDHGDDAAVVRLDERTGLVTTADFFTPVVDDAYDWGRIAATNALSDVYAMGGTPLVALNLLCWPRDVLPLELAREVLRGGQDVARDAGCHLAGGHSVDDEGPKYGLAVTGVVRPEELITLDAGRAGLPLSLTKPLGVGVLNTRHKATGESFPEAVAAMTTLNRDAARAAVAAGVRCGTDVTGFGLLGHASKLARASRLTVAIDAARVPYLAGAREAVRDGHVSGGSRRNLEWVTPWTDFGRVTEEDRLLLADAQTSGGLLVAGELPGATVVGELLPPGGHRVVVR; translated from the coding sequence GTGGGGATGACGGAACCGGTACGGCTGACCCGGTACGCCCGGGGCGGCGGCTGCGCGTGCAAGATCCCCCCGGGTGAGCTGGAGGCCATGGTCGCCGGGCTCGGCCCGGCCACCGGCACCGCCGAGCTGCTCGTCGGGCTCGACCACGGCGACGACGCCGCGGTGGTCCGGCTCGACGAGCGCACGGGCCTGGTGACCACCGCCGACTTCTTCACCCCGGTCGTCGACGACGCGTACGACTGGGGGCGCATCGCCGCGACCAACGCCCTCTCCGACGTGTACGCCATGGGCGGCACCCCTCTCGTCGCGCTGAACCTGCTCTGCTGGCCGCGCGACGTGCTGCCGCTGGAGCTGGCCCGGGAGGTGCTGCGCGGCGGGCAGGACGTGGCCCGCGACGCCGGTTGCCACCTCGCCGGCGGGCACAGCGTCGACGACGAGGGCCCCAAGTACGGCCTGGCGGTCACCGGGGTGGTCCGGCCGGAGGAGCTGATCACCCTGGACGCGGGCCGGGCGGGCCTGCCGCTGTCGCTGACCAAGCCGCTCGGCGTCGGGGTGCTCAACACCCGGCACAAGGCCACCGGTGAGAGCTTCCCCGAGGCGGTCGCGGCGATGACGACGCTCAACCGGGACGCGGCGCGCGCGGCGGTGGCGGCCGGCGTGCGCTGCGGCACCGACGTGACGGGCTTCGGCCTGCTCGGGCACGCGTCCAAGCTGGCCCGGGCGAGCCGGCTGACGGTGGCGATCGACGCGGCCCGGGTGCCCTACCTGGCCGGCGCCCGGGAGGCGGTGCGTGACGGGCACGTCAGCGGCGGCAGCCGGCGCAACCTGGAGTGGGTCACGCCGTGGACCGACTTCGGCCGGGTGACCGAGGAGGACCGGCTGCTGCTGGCCGACGCGCAGACCTCGGGCGGCCTGCTGGTCGCCGGCGAGCTGCCAGGCGCCACCGTGGTCGGTGAGCTGCTGCCGCCCGGGGGGCACCGGGTGGTCGTGCGCTGA
- a CDS encoding amino acid ABC transporter ATP-binding protein, which produces MNDVTTGEPLIVLDSVNKWFGPLHVLDDVSLSVGRGEVVVVIGPSGSGKSTLCRTINRLEPINSGTITFDGQPLPAEGKALAKLRSEVGMVFQSFNLFAHKTILENVTLGPVKVRKEKPAAARERGLALLDRVGIANQADKFPAQLSGGQQQRVAIARALAMQPKAMLFDEPTSALDPEMVGEVLDVMTSLASEGMTMVVVTHEMGFARHAANRVIFMADGQLVEDAPPAEFFANPRSERAKDFLSKILTH; this is translated from the coding sequence GTGAACGACGTGACGACGGGCGAACCGCTCATCGTGCTGGACTCGGTCAACAAGTGGTTCGGGCCGCTGCACGTGCTGGACGACGTCTCGCTGTCGGTCGGGCGCGGCGAGGTGGTCGTCGTGATCGGCCCGTCGGGCTCCGGCAAGTCGACGCTGTGCCGCACGATCAACCGCCTCGAACCGATCAACTCCGGCACGATCACCTTCGACGGGCAGCCGCTGCCGGCCGAGGGCAAGGCGCTGGCGAAGCTGCGCAGCGAGGTCGGCATGGTGTTCCAGTCGTTCAACCTCTTCGCGCACAAGACGATCCTCGAGAACGTCACCCTCGGGCCGGTCAAGGTCCGCAAGGAGAAGCCGGCGGCGGCTCGCGAGCGCGGCCTGGCCCTGCTCGACCGGGTGGGCATCGCCAACCAGGCCGACAAGTTCCCGGCCCAGCTCTCCGGTGGCCAGCAGCAGCGGGTGGCGATCGCCCGGGCGCTGGCCATGCAGCCCAAGGCGATGCTCTTCGACGAGCCGACCAGCGCGCTGGACCCGGAGATGGTCGGCGAGGTGCTGGACGTGATGACGTCCCTGGCCAGCGAGGGCATGACCATGGTCGTGGTGACCCACGAGATGGGCTTCGCCCGGCACGCGGCGAACCGCGTCATCTTCATGGCCGACGGCCAGCTGGTCGAGGACGCGCCGCCGGCCGAGTTCTTCGCCAACCCGCGCAGCGAGCGGGCCAAGGACTTCCTCTCCAAGATCCTCACGCACTAG
- a CDS encoding glutamate ABC transporter substrate-binding protein, with amino-acid sequence MRITRVAALAAAATLALGMTACGGDDADEGTGAGSKSFAAGSTMERLNKAQAIKIGTKFDQPGFGQKGLSGKPEGFDVEVAKIIVKELGIPEDKIEWVEAPSKVREDVIVNGTVDLVAATYTINDKRKERIAFAGPYYEAGQNIMVKKDDTTITGPDSFKDGAKKVCSVTGSTPAEEIKKYVKDVATQLVLFDTYDKCRDALKGGQVDAVTTDNVILLGYIAKDEASFKLAGENFTKEPYGLGVKKEDTDFRNFVNDTLEKAFADGSWKKAWDDTAGKFGAELGSAPTVNRY; translated from the coding sequence ATGCGTATCACGCGCGTAGCGGCGCTCGCGGCGGCCGCCACCCTGGCGCTCGGCATGACCGCCTGCGGTGGCGACGACGCCGACGAGGGCACCGGCGCCGGCAGCAAGTCCTTCGCCGCCGGCAGCACGATGGAGCGCCTGAACAAGGCCCAGGCCATCAAGATCGGCACGAAGTTCGACCAGCCCGGCTTCGGCCAGAAGGGCCTCTCCGGCAAGCCGGAGGGCTTCGACGTCGAGGTCGCGAAGATCATCGTCAAGGAGCTGGGCATCCCCGAGGACAAGATCGAGTGGGTCGAGGCCCCCTCGAAGGTCCGCGAGGACGTGATCGTGAACGGCACCGTCGACCTGGTCGCCGCCACCTACACGATCAACGACAAGCGCAAGGAGCGCATCGCGTTCGCCGGGCCCTACTACGAGGCCGGCCAGAACATCATGGTGAAGAAGGACGACACCACCATCACCGGGCCGGACTCGTTCAAGGACGGCGCCAAGAAGGTCTGCTCGGTCACCGGCTCCACGCCGGCCGAGGAGATCAAGAAGTACGTCAAGGACGTCGCCACCCAGCTGGTGCTCTTCGACACCTACGACAAGTGCCGCGACGCCCTCAAGGGCGGCCAGGTCGACGCCGTCACCACGGACAACGTGATCCTGCTCGGCTACATCGCCAAGGACGAGGCGTCGTTCAAGCTGGCCGGCGAGAACTTCACCAAGGAGCCGTACGGCCTCGGGGTGAAGAAGGAGGACACCGACTTCCGCAACTTCGTCAACGACACGCTGGAGAAGGCGTTCGCCGACGGCAGCTGGAAGAAGGCCTGGGACGACACCGCCGGTAAGTTCGGTGCCGAGCTGGGTTCCGCGCCGACCGTCAACCGCTACTGA
- a CDS encoding amino acid ABC transporter permease produces the protein MSVLIDKFDVFAGGFWLTLQICVLAAVGALILGAVLAVLRISPVPPLRAVGTGYVNIFRNMPLTVVMFFAAFGLPALGSNADFLRIPVLDSLFSRLGTDLPYFRFALVALVLYTAAFVCEALRSGVNAVPAGQAEAARSLGLTFGQNLRYVVLPQSWKASVVPLGSVIIAMIKNSALVGFFGVVGDLSQTADQLTSAEGYAFVPVAIGISIGYLIMTVPLGALLDRIEKRQAVAR, from the coding sequence GTGAGTGTGCTCATCGACAAGTTCGACGTCTTCGCGGGTGGTTTCTGGCTCACCCTCCAGATCTGCGTACTCGCCGCGGTCGGCGCCCTGATCCTGGGCGCCGTCCTGGCGGTGCTGCGGATCTCCCCGGTGCCGCCGCTGCGGGCGGTCGGCACCGGCTACGTCAACATCTTCCGCAACATGCCGCTGACCGTGGTGATGTTCTTCGCCGCGTTCGGCCTGCCGGCGCTCGGCTCCAACGCCGACTTCCTGCGCATCCCGGTACTCGACTCGTTGTTCAGCCGGCTCGGCACGGATCTGCCGTACTTCCGCTTCGCGCTGGTCGCGCTGGTGCTCTACACCGCCGCGTTCGTCTGCGAGGCGCTGCGCTCCGGCGTGAACGCCGTGCCCGCCGGCCAGGCGGAGGCCGCCCGCTCGCTGGGCCTGACCTTCGGGCAGAACCTGCGCTACGTGGTGCTGCCGCAGTCCTGGAAGGCCTCGGTGGTGCCGCTCGGCTCGGTGATCATCGCAATGATCAAGAACTCGGCGCTGGTCGGCTTCTTCGGCGTCGTCGGCGACCTCTCGCAGACCGCCGACCAGCTGACCTCGGCCGAGGGCTACGCCTTCGTCCCCGTCGCCATCGGCATCTCGATCGGATATCTGATCATGACCGTCCCCCTCGGCGCGCTCCTCGACCGGATCGAGAAGCGGCAGGCGGTGGCCCGATGA
- a CDS encoding amino acid ABC transporter permease — MSQQSVLYDVPGPRQRRLTLIGSVVATVLLLVAAYFLIYRPLDDKGQFSMELWGPLIDPSNENFSLVWDRIGLGFKNTLTAAALAIVSSLVVGTLLAVLRIQLKSLTRRRFTGLATPLAYLLRGLSALLSAVTRVCVEVFRGLPVVITIFFVARGFPEFGVSFDTLWYLVIGLTIYNSVVIAEILRSGMEGLPGGQAEAAAAIGLSPAQTTRMILLPQAFRIMLPALISQLVVVLKDTSLGFIISYEETLNIGKQIIGVLDNPIQVYVVIAVMFIVVNYALSKLAQYVQRRLSRGRKTAGTPAQNPPPAALSAQAEGTGGA, encoded by the coding sequence ATGAGCCAGCAGAGCGTCCTCTACGACGTCCCCGGTCCCCGGCAGCGCCGGCTCACGCTGATCGGCAGCGTGGTGGCGACGGTGCTGCTGCTCGTCGCCGCGTACTTCCTGATCTACCGCCCGCTGGACGACAAGGGCCAGTTCTCGATGGAGCTGTGGGGGCCGCTGATCGACCCCTCCAACGAGAACTTCTCGCTGGTGTGGGACCGCATCGGCCTCGGCTTCAAGAACACCCTGACCGCCGCCGCGCTGGCGATCGTCTCCTCACTGGTGGTCGGCACCCTGCTCGCGGTGCTGCGGATCCAGCTCAAGAGCCTGACCCGGCGCCGCTTCACCGGGCTCGCCACGCCGCTGGCCTACCTGCTGCGCGGGCTGAGCGCGCTGCTGTCGGCGGTCACCCGGGTCTGCGTCGAGGTGTTCCGGGGCCTGCCCGTGGTCATCACGATCTTCTTCGTGGCCCGCGGCTTCCCCGAGTTCGGCGTCTCGTTCGACACGCTGTGGTACCTGGTCATCGGCCTGACCATCTACAACTCGGTGGTGATCGCCGAGATCCTCCGCTCCGGCATGGAGGGCCTGCCCGGCGGGCAGGCCGAGGCGGCGGCCGCGATCGGGCTCTCCCCGGCGCAGACCACCCGGATGATCCTGCTGCCGCAGGCGTTCCGGATCATGCTGCCGGCGCTGATCAGCCAGCTCGTCGTGGTACTCAAGGACACCTCGCTCGGCTTCATCATCAGCTACGAGGAGACCCTGAACATCGGCAAGCAGATCATCGGCGTACTGGACAACCCGATCCAGGTCTACGTCGTGATCGCGGTCATGTTCATCGTGGTGAACTACGCGCTGTCGAAGCTGGCCCAGTACGTGCAGCGCCGGCTCTCACGCGGTCGCAAGACCGCCGGCACCCCGGCGCAGAACCCGCCCCCGGCCGCGCTCAGCGCGCAGGCGGAGGGCACCGGCGGCGCCTGA
- the rny gene encoding ribonuclease Y, producing MSGFDVVILAVVLVLTVVVLGAVLLGVRTLRRFGAAPAPEDPAFIAEKDRQEQSLAALRTAADEANSTIDVAKSAAAAARAEAAAAKAEAKAARAEARRVLDDARAEADTVLERAHKQAEADAEQLRATARRSGEREVAVLAATTREQAAEVERRAARMDERERLHTEEVERLAERERQLTAASAALSAREAALAQREAELAEAEEQRRRELERIAGLTADAARAELIEAIEVQAKREAALLVRDIESEARGTAEQRARHIVVDAIQRVASEQTAESVVSVLHLPGDEMKGRIIGREGRNIRAFESVTGVNLIIDDTPEAVLLSCFDPVRREVGRLTLEKLVLDGRIHPHRIEEVYDQARHEVDQLCQRAAEDALVEVGITEIHPELVTLLGRLRYRTSYGQNVLKHLVETAHIAGIMAAELRLDVPIIKRSAFLHDIGKALTHEVEGSHAIIGADLARKYGESEDVVHAIEAHHNEVPPQTIEAVLTQASDACSGGRPGARRESLEAYVKRLERIEEIAAGKLGVEKVFAMQAGREIRVMVKPDDVDDIGAAVLARDVAKQIEEELTYPGQIRVTVVRESRVTEIAR from the coding sequence ATGAGCGGGTTCGACGTCGTGATCCTGGCCGTGGTGCTGGTCCTGACCGTGGTCGTGCTCGGGGCGGTGCTGCTCGGCGTACGGACGCTGCGCCGCTTCGGTGCGGCGCCGGCACCGGAGGATCCCGCCTTCATCGCCGAGAAGGACCGGCAGGAACAGTCCCTCGCGGCCCTGCGTACCGCCGCCGACGAGGCCAACAGCACGATCGACGTGGCGAAGTCCGCCGCCGCGGCGGCGCGCGCCGAGGCCGCCGCAGCGAAGGCCGAGGCCAAGGCGGCCCGGGCGGAGGCGCGCCGGGTGCTCGACGACGCCCGGGCGGAGGCCGACACCGTCCTGGAACGGGCCCACAAGCAGGCCGAGGCCGACGCCGAGCAACTGCGGGCCACCGCCCGCCGCAGCGGCGAGCGGGAGGTCGCGGTGCTCGCTGCCACCACCCGGGAGCAGGCCGCCGAGGTCGAGCGGCGGGCCGCCCGGATGGACGAGCGCGAGCGGCTGCACACCGAGGAGGTGGAGCGCCTCGCCGAGCGGGAACGGCAGCTCACCGCCGCCAGCGCGGCCCTGTCGGCCCGCGAGGCCGCGCTCGCCCAGCGCGAGGCCGAGCTCGCCGAGGCGGAGGAGCAGCGGCGCCGCGAGCTGGAGCGGATCGCCGGCCTGACCGCCGACGCGGCCCGGGCCGAGCTGATCGAGGCGATCGAGGTCCAGGCCAAGCGGGAGGCCGCGCTGCTGGTCCGCGACATCGAGTCCGAGGCGCGCGGCACCGCCGAGCAGCGCGCCCGGCACATCGTCGTCGACGCCATCCAGCGGGTCGCCAGCGAGCAGACCGCGGAGAGCGTGGTCAGCGTCCTGCACCTGCCCGGCGACGAGATGAAGGGGCGGATCATCGGTCGCGAGGGCCGCAACATCCGCGCCTTCGAGTCGGTCACCGGCGTCAACCTGATCATCGACGACACCCCCGAGGCAGTGCTGCTCTCCTGCTTCGACCCGGTGCGCCGGGAGGTCGGCCGGCTGACGCTGGAGAAGCTGGTCCTGGACGGGCGGATCCACCCGCACCGCATCGAGGAGGTCTACGACCAGGCCCGCCACGAGGTGGACCAGCTGTGCCAGCGGGCCGCCGAGGACGCCCTGGTCGAGGTCGGGATCACCGAGATCCACCCGGAGCTCGTCACCCTGCTGGGGCGGTTGCGCTACCGGACGTCGTACGGGCAGAACGTGCTCAAGCACCTAGTGGAGACCGCGCACATCGCCGGCATCATGGCCGCCGAGCTGCGGCTCGACGTGCCGATCATCAAGCGTTCGGCGTTCCTGCACGACATCGGCAAGGCGCTCACGCACGAGGTGGAGGGCAGCCACGCCATCATCGGCGCCGACCTGGCCCGCAAGTACGGCGAGAGCGAGGACGTCGTCCACGCCATCGAGGCGCACCACAACGAGGTGCCGCCGCAGACCATCGAGGCCGTCCTCACCCAGGCGTCCGACGCCTGCTCCGGCGGCCGGCCGGGGGCCCGGCGGGAGAGCCTGGAGGCGTACGTCAAGCGGCTGGAGCGCATCGAGGAGATCGCGGCCGGCAAGCTCGGCGTGGAGAAGGTCTTCGCCATGCAGGCCGGCCGCGAGATCCGGGTGATGGTCAAGCCGGACGACGTCGACGACATCGGCGCCGCCGTGCTGGCCCGGGACGTGGCCAAGCAGATCGAGGAGGAGCTGACCTACCCGGGTCAGATCCGGGTGACCGTGGTCCGCGAGTCCCGGGTGACCGAGATCGCCCGCTGA
- a CDS encoding 3-keto-5-aminohexanoate cleavage protein — protein MLKACLNGARTRAEHPALPVTPAELAADAARCAGLGADAVHVHPRGADGRESLHPSVIAAALEAIRAARPGLPVGVSTGAWIEPEPAARVAAVRAWTVLPDFASVNAHEPGAEAVAQALRERGVMVEAGLWTLDVVAAYARWRVPAGRILIECMAEGPAVALADAAAMLAALPSAPGGPQVLLHAEGPATWSVLTEAVRRGLHSRVGLEDTLSLPDGSTTPDNAALVTAALTAGAR, from the coding sequence ATGCTGAAGGCGTGTCTCAACGGGGCCCGCACCCGTGCCGAGCACCCGGCGCTGCCGGTCACCCCGGCGGAGCTGGCGGCCGACGCGGCCCGTTGTGCGGGCCTCGGCGCCGACGCGGTCCACGTGCATCCCCGGGGCGCCGACGGCCGGGAGTCCCTGCACCCGTCGGTGATAGCCGCCGCGCTGGAGGCGATCCGGGCCGCCCGGCCGGGGCTGCCCGTCGGGGTGAGCACCGGGGCCTGGATCGAGCCGGAGCCGGCCGCCCGGGTGGCCGCCGTCCGGGCCTGGACGGTGCTGCCCGACTTCGCCTCGGTCAACGCGCACGAGCCGGGCGCGGAGGCGGTGGCGCAGGCGCTGCGCGAGCGGGGCGTCATGGTCGAGGCGGGGCTCTGGACGCTCGACGTCGTCGCCGCGTACGCGCGGTGGCGGGTGCCGGCCGGGCGGATCCTGATCGAGTGCATGGCCGAGGGGCCGGCCGTGGCGCTGGCGGACGCCGCCGCGATGCTGGCGGCGCTGCCTTCCGCGCCCGGGGGCCCGCAGGTCCTGCTGCACGCCGAGGGGCCGGCGACCTGGTCGGTGCTGACCGAGGCGGTACGCCGGGGCCTGCACAGCCGCGTCGGGCTCGAGGACACGCTGTCGCTGCCCGACGGCTCGACCACCCCCGACAACGCCGCCCTGGTGACGGCGGCCCTGACGGCGGGTGCCCGCTGA